In Eleutherodactylus coqui strain aEleCoq1 chromosome 4, aEleCoq1.hap1, whole genome shotgun sequence, the following are encoded in one genomic region:
- the SGMS1 gene encoding phosphatidylcholine:ceramide cholinephosphotransferase 1, with protein MKEIMYWSPKEVADWLTKRGLQEYSETFKSLNGQGLLRLTQGDFKKPPLSRVSSDNGRQLLEMIETLKIENHIEEHKNGHANGHIYIKDDINSNNHSFTSKAKKNGMPNGVRKEMIKIPMPEVDRSQAFPNEWNKTLIAFLYALCCFIFTTVMISIVHERVPDKTEEGPLPDVFFDHFDRVAWAFSICEINGLILVALWTLQWLFLKYKSIIGRRFFCIVGTLYLYRCITMYITTLPVPGMHFNCSPKLFGNWEAQIRRILKMLAGGGLTITGGHKLCGDYLYSGHTVMLTLTYMFIKEYSSRRLWLYHWFCWSLSVVGIFCILLAHDHYTVDVVIAYYITSRCFWWYHTMANQQVLKEASPLNLLSRVWWYRPFEYFERNVHGVVPRSYQWPIPWSLLPTRQVTYSRLINEA; from the exons ATGAAGGAAATAATGTACTGGTCACCCAAGGAGGTCGCTGACTGGTTGACAAAGAGAGGTCTACAAGAATACTCCGAGACCTTTAAATCTCTCAATGGCCAAGGATTGCTCAGGTTAACACAAGGGGATTTTAAAAAGCCGCCGCTGTCACGCGTGTCATCCGATAATGGACGGCAGTTGCTGGAGATGATAGAGACCCTGAAAATCGAGAACCACATAGAGGAGCATAAGAACGGACACGCGAACGGACATATTTACATCAAAGATGATATCAATTCCAACAATCATAGTTTCACCAGCAAAGCCAAGAAAAACGGGATGCCAAACGGAGTTCGGAAAGAGATGATAAAGATTCCCATGCCCGAGGTGGATCGTTCCCAGGCGTTTCCCAACGAGTGGAATAAAACCTTAATAGCCTTCCTCTACGCACTTTGCTGTTTTATCTTCACCACGGTGATGATCTCTATTGTCCATGAACGTGTGCCTGATAAGACCGAGGAAGGTCCGCTCCCGGATGTGTTTTTTGACCATTTTGACCGGGTTGCGTGGGCCTTTTCCATTTGTGAAATTAATGGATTGATTCTTGTGGCACTATGGACGCTCCAATGGTTATTTCTAAAGTACAA GTCCATTATTGGCCGCCGTTTTTTTTGTATAGTCGGGACGCTGTACTTGTACCGCTGCATAACCATGTATATTACTACACTGCCAGTTCCTGGAATGCATTTTAACTGTTCTCCaaag ctTTTTGGCAACTGGGAGGCCCAGATCCGGAGGATCCTAAAGATGCTTGCAGGAGGCGGACTTACAATCACGGGAGGTCACAAATTGtgcggggactatctgtacagcgGCCACACAGTCATGTTAACACTGACATATATGTTCATAAAAGAGT ATTCTTCTCGCCGTCTCTGGCTGTATCACTGGTTTTGCTGGTCCCTCAGCGTCGTCGGGATCTTCTGTATTCTTTTAGCACATGACCACTACACTGTAGATGTCGTCATTGCTTATTATATCACATCCAGGTGTTTCTGGTGGTATCATACTATGGCCAACCAGCAA GTGCTAAAAGAAGCTTCACCATTAAACCTCCTCTCGCGGGTCTGGTGGTACAGACCCTTCGAGTACTTTGAAAGGAATGTTCACGGTGTTGTACCTCGGTCTTACCAATGGCCTATCCCTTGGTCATTGCTGCCTACTAGGCAAGTGACGTACAGCAGACTGATCAATGAAGCATAA